One Trueperaceae bacterium DNA segment encodes these proteins:
- a CDS encoding sugar ABC transporter permease: MTASASSKSRRRGPSRQERRDWVTAYLFVLPATVLIFVFGLFPIGYSVYMSLHNWRVRKGDFIGLRNYAATLGDWWGALAFFGGLVLIIVAHWLWTDAFKGGHARAPTAARVIGALVLLSSGVFVALGWRLMMDAGNKTYLRSLVRTVYYGFGSVPVQIALALVLATLLFQKIRGQELFRMLYFLPYITPAVAGAAIFRNLFSPREERLANQVLALVGIPPQRWLFETKPLSQLLFGGLFPNVDWSGFWAGPSLALVTIIIFGIWTFTGYNVVIFLAGLGGISKELYDAAAIDGADRRQQFRYITVPLLSPVTFYLTVLGFIGTFQAFTHIYVMRAPATRDAVDTASIVIFDTFYKLSNFSLAAAQSVILFVIILLLTLLQNRLFGKRVFGA; this comes from the coding sequence GTGACGGCGTCCGCCTCGAGCAAGTCGCGGCGGCGCGGCCCGTCGCGGCAGGAGCGGCGCGACTGGGTCACGGCCTACCTGTTCGTGCTGCCGGCCACGGTGCTCATCTTCGTCTTCGGGCTGTTCCCGATCGGCTACTCCGTCTACATGAGCCTCCACAACTGGCGCGTGCGCAAGGGGGACTTCATCGGTCTGCGCAACTACGCCGCCACGCTGGGCGACTGGTGGGGGGCCCTCGCCTTCTTCGGCGGCCTCGTGCTCATCATCGTCGCGCACTGGCTGTGGACGGACGCCTTCAAGGGGGGCCATGCCCGCGCGCCAACGGCGGCGCGCGTGATCGGGGCGCTCGTCCTGCTCTCCTCCGGCGTGTTCGTGGCGCTCGGCTGGCGCCTGATGATGGACGCAGGCAACAAGACCTACCTGCGGAGCCTCGTCAGGACCGTCTACTACGGCTTCGGGTCCGTCCCCGTCCAGATCGCCCTGGCGCTGGTGCTCGCCACCCTGCTGTTCCAGAAGATCCGGGGGCAGGAACTCTTCCGGATGCTCTACTTCCTCCCGTACATCACCCCGGCGGTGGCCGGCGCCGCCATCTTCCGCAACCTCTTCAGTCCGCGGGAGGAGCGCCTCGCCAACCAGGTGCTGGCGTTGGTCGGCATCCCGCCGCAACGGTGGCTGTTCGAGACGAAGCCGCTGTCGCAGCTCCTGTTCGGCGGCCTGTTCCCGAACGTCGACTGGAGCGGCTTCTGGGCCGGACCGTCGTTGGCGCTTGTCACCATCATCATCTTCGGGATCTGGACGTTCACCGGCTACAACGTCGTCATCTTCCTGGCGGGCCTGGGCGGCATCTCCAAGGAGCTGTACGACGCCGCCGCCATCGACGGGGCGGACCGCCGCCAGCAGTTCCGTTACATCACGGTGCCGCTCCTCTCGCCCGTGACCTTCTACCTGACGGTCCTCGGCTTCATCGGCACCTTCCAGGCCTTCACCCACATCTACGTCATGCGGGCGCCCGCCACGCGCGACGCGGTCGACACCGCCTCCATCGTGATCTTCGACACGTTCTACAAGCTGAGCAACTTCAGCCTGGCGGCGGCGCAGTCGGTGATCCTCTTCGTGATCATCCTGCTCCTGACCCTGCTCCAGAACCGGCTGTTCGGGAAGCGGGTGTTCGGTGCCTGA
- a CDS encoding DNA translocase FtsK: RGHAPAGGAGNPDAGAAAGAAASVDRGAVLDASDAVGARAGAGGAADGFGGNPAPAGRGPARAGGGAAAPRRDPPVGESPAVAVGAIPIQVPPLELLDEPERPSLDPRATAAENLERVRQIDETLASFRLGGRVTSSVRGPSVTRFEVEPAPGEKISRFANLADDLALAMAVGSVRIEAPIPGKSVIGLEVPNAHRELVRFREAVASNSYRRSKARIPIVLGRSIDGEMMVGDLTRMPHLLIAGSTGSGKSVAVNTLISSLLYRFLPTEMRLLMIDPKMVELTPYDGIPHLLRPVVTNPADAAGVLLGTVTHMERRYKMMSKLGAKNLDQYNEKAKSLDLPPLPFIAIIIDELADLMITSPKEVESAIMRLAQMARATGMHLILATQRPSVDILTSLIKVNVPARMAFAVSSSHDSRTILDSMGAERLIGMGDMLYYQPGLVKAVRLQGPFVSENEIQRLADFLRRQYFDDDFGEAYGADFDPPPADESTATGLIDWNDDKLRPAAELVINEGQASVSRLQRRLSVGHARAGKLMDSLEALGVVGPHQGSKPREVLVTLDELPNVFGK; this comes from the coding sequence GCCGGGGGCACGCCCCTGCCGGGGGCGCGGGCAACCCTGACGCCGGGGCGGCCGCCGGCGCGGCAGCGTCCGTGGACCGTGGGGCGGTGCTCGACGCGTCCGATGCTGTCGGGGCGCGGGCCGGGGCGGGCGGGGCCGCGGATGGGTTCGGCGGGAACCCGGCCCCGGCCGGGCGCGGGCCGGCGCGGGCAGGAGGGGGCGCCGCCGCGCCTCGCCGCGACCCGCCGGTCGGCGAGTCGCCCGCGGTGGCTGTCGGCGCCATCCCGATACAGGTGCCCCCGCTCGAGCTGTTGGACGAGCCCGAGAGGCCGAGCCTCGACCCACGGGCCACGGCTGCCGAGAACCTGGAGCGCGTGCGGCAGATCGACGAGACGCTGGCGAGCTTCCGCTTGGGCGGTCGCGTCACCTCGTCCGTGCGCGGGCCGTCCGTCACGCGCTTCGAGGTCGAACCGGCGCCGGGCGAGAAGATCAGCCGCTTCGCGAACCTGGCGGACGACCTGGCCCTCGCCATGGCGGTCGGCTCCGTGCGCATCGAGGCGCCCATCCCCGGCAAGAGCGTCATCGGGCTCGAGGTGCCCAACGCCCACCGCGAGCTCGTCCGGTTCAGGGAGGCCGTGGCGTCGAACAGCTACCGTCGCTCCAAGGCGCGCATCCCCATCGTGCTCGGCCGCTCCATCGACGGCGAGATGATGGTGGGCGACCTGACACGCATGCCGCACCTGCTGATCGCCGGCTCCACCGGTTCCGGCAAGTCCGTCGCCGTGAACACGCTCATCTCGTCGCTGCTCTACCGCTTCCTCCCCACGGAGATGCGTCTCCTGATGATCGACCCCAAGATGGTGGAGCTGACGCCCTACGACGGGATCCCCCACCTGCTCAGGCCGGTGGTGACCAACCCGGCAGACGCCGCCGGCGTCCTGCTCGGGACGGTCACGCACATGGAGCGGCGCTACAAGATGATGTCGAAGCTCGGGGCCAAGAACCTCGATCAGTACAACGAGAAGGCCAAGAGCCTCGACCTGCCGCCCCTCCCCTTCATCGCCATCATCATCGACGAGCTGGCCGACCTCATGATCACGAGCCCCAAGGAGGTGGAGTCGGCCATCATGCGCCTGGCGCAGATGGCGCGCGCCACCGGCATGCACCTGATCCTCGCCACGCAGCGCCCGTCGGTCGACATCCTGACCAGCCTCATCAAGGTGAACGTCCCCGCGCGCATGGCGTTCGCGGTGTCCAGCAGCCACGACTCGCGCACCATCCTCGATTCCATGGGCGCCGAGCGCCTGATCGGCATGGGCGACATGCTCTACTACCAGCCCGGCCTGGTGAAGGCCGTGCGCCTGCAGGGACCGTTCGTGAGCGAGAACGAGATCCAGCGGCTGGCCGACTTCCTGAGGCGCCAGTACTTCGATGACGACTTCGGCGAGGCGTACGGCGCGGACTTCGACCCGCCCCCGGCGGACGAGTCGACCGCCACCGGCCTGATCGACTGGAACGACGACAAGCTGCGCCCCGCCGCCGAGTTGGTCATCAACGAGGGCCAGGCCAGCGTCTCGCGGCTGCAAAGACGCCTCTCCGTGGGGCACGCCCGGGCGGGCAAGCTGATGGACTCGCTCGAGGCTCTCGGCGTGGTCGGCCCGCACCAGGGGAGCAAGCCGCGGGAGGTGCTCGTGACGCTCGACGAGCTCCCGAACGTCTTCGGGAAGTGA
- a CDS encoding carbohydrate ABC transporter permease: MLSTSLMTLGETINRVLLPASPQFVNYEVAWSESHFALYFRNSVIITALVIAGVLVTCILAGYAFARIRFPGREALFAVLLATLMIPGTVTFIPNLLLVRGQIIPWGSWMNTLPALTVPFMATAFIIFLFRQFFVGIPGELYDAARMDGAGHLRFLTSVVVPMSKPVIMTATLLSFVASWNEFLWPLLVTTTPKWRPLGVGLYTFISEAGPETQLLMAGTVITVIPVLVVYFFTQKQFTEGIATSGLKG; this comes from the coding sequence ATGCTGTCGACGTCGCTCATGACGCTGGGCGAGACGATAAACCGCGTCCTGCTCCCCGCCTCGCCCCAGTTCGTCAACTACGAGGTGGCCTGGAGCGAGTCGCACTTCGCCCTCTACTTCCGCAACAGCGTGATCATCACGGCGTTGGTCATCGCGGGCGTGCTCGTCACGTGCATCCTGGCGGGTTACGCCTTCGCCCGCATCCGCTTCCCGGGCCGTGAGGCGCTCTTCGCGGTGCTGCTCGCCACCCTCATGATCCCCGGCACCGTCACCTTCATCCCCAACCTCCTCCTGGTCCGCGGCCAGATAATCCCCTGGGGCTCCTGGATGAACACCCTCCCCGCCCTCACGGTGCCGTTCATGGCGACGGCGTTCATCATCTTCCTCTTCCGCCAGTTCTTCGTCGGCATCCCGGGCGAGTTGTACGACGCTGCCCGGATGGACGGCGCGGGCCACCTGCGCTTCCTCACCTCCGTCGTGGTGCCCATGTCGAAGCCCGTCATCATGACCGCCACCCTCCTGTCGTTCGTGGCGAGCTGGAACGAGTTCCTGTGGCCACTCCTCGTGACCACCACGCCGAAGTGGCGCCCGCTCGGCGTCGGGCTCTACACCTTCATCTCGGAGGCCGGCCCGGAGACCCAGCTCCTGATGGCGGGGACGGTCATCACGGTAATACCGGTGCTGGTGGTGTACTTCTTCACCCAGAAGCAATTCACCGAGGGCATCGCCACCTCGGGCCTGAAGGGATGA
- a CDS encoding methyltransferase domain-containing protein: MPAERYFVEVPGGAEVVALAELKRRGVGRAVGVPGGFIVEGRGAAARAAAARTVLAVYLTLTFDVPRPKALLGDATLRRLIGAVRGVGAGARFSGLRLSAAGADSATFQRLAAQLAAAVGVEPDPADGDLLVRVRPAAAASGWEVLVRLSPRPASARTWRVCNRPGGLNAAVGAVMNELVGGGDGSAYLNLMCGSGTLLIERALLGPAARLVGFDLDPEAVACAGRNAAAAGVAGRCELLVGDVTDDRFVTLLGAAGGFDALAVDAPWGDAVGAHAANRRLYPRLLEAAARLATPGATLCLLSHEVKLTRQVVAGQSAWTVARELQVAHGGHNPLLLALTRRT, from the coding sequence GTGCCGGCGGAACGCTACTTCGTCGAGGTACCCGGTGGCGCCGAGGTGGTGGCGCTCGCCGAGCTCAAGCGCCGCGGTGTCGGGCGGGCCGTGGGCGTGCCCGGCGGCTTCATCGTCGAGGGGCGGGGCGCCGCGGCCCGCGCGGCCGCGGCGCGCACGGTCCTGGCCGTCTACTTGACGCTGACGTTCGACGTGCCGCGCCCCAAGGCGCTGCTTGGGGACGCCACGCTTCGGAGGCTCATCGGCGCCGTGAGGGGCGTCGGCGCCGGGGCGCGCTTCAGCGGGCTGCGGCTCTCCGCCGCCGGCGCGGACTCGGCCACGTTCCAGCGGCTCGCGGCGCAACTCGCCGCCGCCGTCGGCGTCGAACCCGACCCGGCGGACGGCGACCTGCTGGTGCGCGTGCGCCCGGCCGCGGCCGCGAGCGGCTGGGAGGTCCTCGTCCGCCTCTCCCCGCGCCCCGCCTCGGCGCGGACCTGGCGCGTCTGCAACCGACCCGGCGGCCTGAACGCGGCCGTCGGCGCCGTCATGAACGAGCTGGTCGGCGGGGGCGATGGCAGCGCCTACCTGAACCTGATGTGCGGCTCCGGAACGCTGTTGATAGAGCGCGCCCTGCTCGGCCCGGCGGCGCGCCTCGTCGGGTTCGACCTCGATCCCGAGGCCGTCGCCTGCGCCGGGCGCAACGCCGCGGCGGCCGGGGTGGCGGGGCGCTGCGAGCTCCTCGTGGGCGACGTGACGGACGACCGGTTCGTGACCCTGCTCGGCGCGGCGGGCGGCTTCGACGCCCTCGCCGTCGACGCCCCGTGGGGCGACGCGGTCGGGGCCCACGCCGCCAACCGCCGCCTCTACCCGCGGCTGCTGGAGGCCGCCGCGCGCCTGGCCACGCCCGGAGCCACCCTCTGCCTCCTCAGCCACGAGGTCAAGCTGACGCGGCAGGTGGTGGCCGGCCAGTCGGCGTGGACGGTGGCGCGCGAGCTCCAGGTCGCGCACGGCGGCCACAACCCGCTGCTCCTGGCGTTGACGCGGCGAACCTGA
- a CDS encoding AI-2E family transporter produces MTPKTRHAKQQADPTALEIVWRSVWVRAVTYVGATALLALILWRLRGGYAFALQVGLIGFLIAYILNPVVAWLVRLRLKRPLAVIITYALLLVLVALGSVVVSQVLIEMGKFVQLVPTALEQVTRWLTEMQQWVAGFRDRLPAFLADRFGVSDETGVLSTQIQDQVASFLQQLGESLRKLLEGLVAGGPGLLLTGATAVISTTFQVFLIFLAGAYFLYDFPRFAANFRRFVPLRYRDLADDLSAKADLAVGGYLRGQLFITMVLGVMIWAGLSIIGIPLATAIGFLAAVFNLVPYLGPILGVTPAILLGFTVSPLAAVLAALVFLVANQLEAHVLSPLILSRNTNLHPVTVMLAIMAGIGLMGLLGALLAVPLVALVKVVAEDYLLTRPAFAGAAPSEPSAELTGSAGEDAGGAA; encoded by the coding sequence GTGACGCCGAAGACGAGGCACGCCAAGCAGCAGGCCGACCCGACCGCGCTGGAGATCGTGTGGCGCAGCGTCTGGGTCAGGGCGGTGACGTACGTGGGCGCCACGGCGCTCCTCGCCCTCATCCTGTGGCGCCTGCGGGGTGGTTACGCCTTCGCGCTCCAGGTCGGTCTAATCGGTTTCCTCATCGCCTACATCCTCAACCCGGTGGTCGCCTGGCTCGTCAGGCTCCGCCTCAAGCGCCCCCTGGCCGTGATCATCACGTACGCCCTGCTCCTCGTGCTGGTCGCGCTCGGGTCCGTGGTCGTCAGCCAGGTACTCATCGAGATGGGCAAGTTCGTGCAACTGGTGCCCACCGCGCTCGAGCAGGTCACCCGCTGGCTCACCGAGATGCAGCAGTGGGTGGCCGGGTTCCGGGATCGCCTGCCCGCGTTCTTGGCGGACCGCTTCGGTGTGTCGGACGAGACGGGCGTGCTGAGCACGCAGATCCAGGACCAGGTCGCCTCGTTCCTGCAGCAACTCGGTGAGAGCTTGAGGAAGCTCCTTGAGGGGCTCGTGGCGGGCGGCCCCGGGCTGCTCCTCACGGGCGCCACCGCCGTCATCTCCACCACCTTCCAGGTGTTCCTGATCTTCCTTGCTGGCGCGTACTTCCTCTACGACTTCCCGCGCTTCGCGGCCAACTTCCGGCGCTTCGTGCCCCTCAGGTACCGCGACCTGGCCGACGACCTGAGCGCCAAGGCCGACCTCGCCGTGGGCGGCTACCTGCGGGGGCAGCTCTTCATCACCATGGTCCTCGGTGTGATGATCTGGGCCGGCCTGAGCATCATCGGCATCCCGCTGGCCACCGCCATCGGGTTCCTCGCCGCCGTCTTCAACCTCGTGCCGTACCTGGGACCGATCCTCGGCGTCACGCCGGCCATCCTGCTCGGCTTCACGGTCAGCCCACTGGCCGCCGTCCTCGCGGCCCTCGTCTTCCTCGTGGCCAACCAGCTCGAGGCGCACGTGCTCTCGCCGCTCATCCTCTCGCGCAACACCAACCTCCACCCCGTCACCGTGATGCTGGCCATCATGGCCGGGATCGGCCTCATGGGCCTCCTCGGGGCGCTACTGGCGGTGCCCCTCGTCGCGCTCGTCAAGGTGGTGGCGGAGGACTACCTGCTTACGCGGCCGGCGTTCGCGGGTGCGGCGCCCAGCGAGCCCTCGGCGGAGCTGACGGGCTCGGCGGGCGAGGACGCCGGCGGTGCCGCCTGA
- a CDS encoding M23 family metallopeptidase, whose translation MRRTRPAAAASLLAGVKPGWYVLLGLLAYAVVMTVLVLARPGAAAGAAPAGAGVNSGTEQAPDAAAAYGPAGLWFPVPGARVPASDDNLPGAPRAYRHGVSQGFDFFGADAQVPIQVGTPVVAAQAAQVVRADTAYTEIDPRAWEVLMADVAAGGADEDQLDTLRGRQVWLRLDDGTVLRYGHLSAVQGGIRTGARVYRGQVVGFAGNSGTEAAVAGRGDQPRLRFEVWTAPDTFFGAGLEPEAVRMAAASLFVGP comes from the coding sequence GTGAGGCGCACTCGCCCCGCCGCCGCTGCGTCGCTCCTGGCAGGCGTCAAGCCGGGCTGGTACGTCCTGCTCGGGTTGCTGGCGTACGCCGTCGTCATGACCGTCCTGGTGCTGGCGCGACCCGGCGCCGCCGCCGGAGCGGCACCGGCCGGCGCGGGCGTGAACTCGGGGACCGAGCAAGCGCCCGATGCGGCCGCCGCCTACGGACCCGCCGGACTCTGGTTCCCCGTGCCCGGCGCGCGCGTTCCCGCCTCAGACGACAACCTGCCCGGCGCGCCGCGCGCCTACCGTCACGGCGTGAGTCAAGGCTTCGACTTCTTCGGCGCCGATGCCCAGGTCCCCATCCAGGTCGGCACCCCGGTCGTGGCCGCGCAGGCCGCTCAGGTCGTGCGGGCAGACACGGCCTACACCGAGATCGACCCACGCGCCTGGGAGGTGCTCATGGCCGACGTGGCCGCCGGCGGTGCCGACGAGGACCAGCTCGACACGCTGCGCGGCCGCCAGGTCTGGCTGCGGCTCGACGACGGCACCGTCCTCCGCTACGGGCACCTCTCGGCCGTGCAGGGCGGGATCCGCACGGGCGCGCGCGTCTACCGCGGGCAGGTCGTCGGCTTCGCCGGCAACTCCGGCACCGAGGCGGCCGTCGCCGGCCGCGGCGACCAGCCGCGCCTCCGCTTCGAGGTCTGGACCGCGCCAGACACCTTCTTCGGAGCCGGCCTCGAGCCTGAGGCCGTTCGCATGGCGGCCGCGTCGCTGTTCGTGGGACCATGA
- a CDS encoding diguanylate cyclase, whose translation MRTPVPTNPGVWRRLRRHSGPALWAIASVAFLLASFRLGGTGLWQGFLLATPVLIATAGLGWRAALWLTPLALLIQWSGQHLGGPAASAADYLLLLAGLVLATLAGDRLYRAWRRVERSARRAGRRAKLLQEATVELNLAADQGELLRAVPRLLADILPFAHGAVFVPEGAGLAVHSAWRLRLEPGYLVPLGSIMGRAFLTREPQYAPDTALDPDFIQAPDAEATRSELALPVVVGEHVRAIVNLEHAEPHAFGRADQAALAAFVRMIGEVLTRLDATAALTQNISDQQFMARLQHRLLIAETVAETAEAALDEVMAKFDFDVGAVLELHHARLRTVAVRGNPPPELASRVRDGFAFAGILRHAWESRELVLADDLTAGGDWGNGTEARAVAALPIVDPTGQVLALLAVTRYREPLPRWDARSRQLLASLSAPLGATLARCTLNRQLFATLDAIRQLKSADGPEVLYHRAAQAAFDLVPNAEAVSILVRHGEHYHFEAAIGYDLGFLQAEAGPFTYEENLAWYHGELEDFEAGHGRILRGAEILPLSSQATQSPAATKEGRVAEMRCQLAVPIVDQGQVVALLNIDNFSSDDAFGQGALRIAEAFAQHVTVVVRQAEQVVALERSAVTDALTGLGNREGFERALKQELARARRYEHHLSLVLIDLNGFKQINDRFGHAEGDVVLQDVARAIRGTARGTDQVFRWGGDEFAVVLPEVKPHEAAAAGARIAGVIGALSCKGVNLSASYGVANYPVDGLDRDALLESADHKMYKDKRAQAGAQAQAAPPASSPAEPVSSAEGSLGAAPANAGRVSR comes from the coding sequence ATGAGGACGCCGGTCCCGACGAACCCAGGGGTGTGGCGCCGCCTGCGGCGACATTCGGGTCCCGCGCTGTGGGCCATCGCGTCCGTCGCCTTCCTGCTGGCCAGCTTCCGCCTGGGCGGGACGGGGCTCTGGCAGGGGTTCCTCCTCGCGACGCCGGTCCTCATCGCGACCGCCGGCCTCGGCTGGCGCGCTGCTCTCTGGCTCACGCCCCTCGCGCTCCTGATCCAATGGTCGGGGCAGCACCTGGGTGGGCCGGCCGCGAGCGCGGCGGACTACCTCCTGCTCCTGGCCGGGTTGGTGCTGGCCACGCTGGCCGGCGACCGGCTCTACCGTGCCTGGCGGCGCGTCGAGCGTAGCGCCCGACGGGCGGGGCGCCGCGCCAAGCTCCTGCAGGAGGCCACGGTGGAACTCAACCTGGCCGCCGACCAGGGGGAGCTGCTGAGGGCGGTCCCACGCCTGCTGGCCGACATCCTGCCGTTCGCGCACGGGGCCGTCTTCGTGCCGGAGGGGGCGGGACTCGCCGTTCACTCGGCCTGGCGCCTGCGCCTCGAACCCGGCTACCTGGTGCCCCTGGGAAGCATCATGGGCCGCGCGTTCCTGACGCGGGAGCCGCAGTACGCGCCCGACACGGCGCTCGATCCGGACTTCATCCAGGCGCCCGACGCCGAGGCCACGCGCAGCGAGCTGGCCCTGCCGGTCGTCGTCGGCGAGCACGTGCGGGCGATAGTCAACCTGGAGCACGCCGAGCCTCACGCCTTCGGCCGCGCGGACCAGGCCGCCCTGGCGGCGTTCGTGCGCATGATCGGCGAGGTCCTCACGCGGCTCGACGCCACCGCGGCGCTCACGCAGAACATCTCCGACCAGCAGTTCATGGCGCGCCTGCAGCACCGCCTCCTGATCGCGGAGACGGTCGCGGAGACGGCCGAGGCCGCGCTGGACGAGGTCATGGCCAAGTTCGACTTCGACGTCGGCGCCGTGCTCGAGCTGCACCACGCCCGCCTTCGCACGGTCGCGGTGCGGGGCAACCCCCCGCCCGAGCTCGCCTCCCGCGTGCGCGACGGCTTCGCTTTCGCCGGGATCCTCAGGCACGCCTGGGAGAGCCGGGAGCTCGTGCTCGCCGACGACCTCACCGCCGGCGGCGACTGGGGCAACGGCACTGAGGCGCGCGCCGTGGCGGCGCTGCCCATCGTCGACCCCACCGGGCAGGTGTTGGCGCTGCTGGCCGTCACCCGCTACCGCGAGCCGCTCCCGCGCTGGGACGCCCGCAGCCGCCAGCTGTTGGCGAGCCTGTCGGCGCCGCTCGGCGCGACCCTCGCCCGCTGCACCCTGAACCGGCAGCTCTTCGCCACGCTCGACGCCATCAGGCAGCTCAAGTCGGCGGACGGCCCCGAGGTGCTGTACCACCGCGCCGCCCAGGCCGCTTTCGACCTCGTGCCCAACGCCGAGGCGGTGTCGATCCTCGTTCGCCACGGCGAGCATTACCACTTCGAGGCGGCCATCGGCTACGACCTCGGCTTCCTGCAGGCGGAGGCGGGGCCGTTCACGTACGAGGAGAACCTGGCCTGGTACCACGGCGAGCTGGAGGACTTCGAGGCGGGCCACGGCCGCATCCTGCGCGGCGCCGAGATCCTGCCCTTGAGCAGCCAGGCGACGCAGTCGCCGGCGGCGACGAAGGAGGGCCGGGTGGCGGAGATGCGGTGTCAGCTGGCGGTGCCCATCGTCGACCAGGGCCAGGTTGTGGCGCTCCTCAACATCGACAACTTCTCTAGCGACGACGCCTTCGGCCAGGGCGCGCTGCGAATCGCGGAGGCGTTCGCGCAGCACGTGACGGTGGTCGTGCGTCAGGCGGAGCAGGTGGTGGCCCTCGAGCGCTCGGCCGTGACGGACGCCCTGACCGGCCTCGGCAACCGCGAGGGGTTCGAGCGGGCGCTGAAGCAGGAGCTGGCCCGCGCCCGCCGTTACGAGCACCACCTCAGCCTGGTGCTCATCGACCTCAACGGCTTCAAGCAGATCAACGACCGCTTCGGCCACGCCGAGGGGGACGTCGTCCTCCAGGACGTCGCGCGTGCCATCCGGGGCACGGCGCGCGGCACGGACCAGGTCTTCAGATGGGGCGGCGACGAGTTCGCCGTCGTGCTGCCGGAGGTGAAGCCGCACGAGGCCGCTGCGGCCGGCGCCCGCATCGCCGGCGTGATCGGAGCGCTGTCGTGCAAGGGCGTGAACCTGTCCGCGAGCTACGGCGTGGCGAACTACCCTGTCGACGGCCTCGACCGCGACGCCCTGCTAGAGTCGGCCGATCACAAGATGTACAAGGACAAGCGGGCGCAGGCCGGCGCCCAGGCTCAGGCGGCACCGCCGGCGTCCTCGCCCGCCGAGCCCGTCAGCTCCGCCGAGGGCTCGCTGGGCGCCGCACCCGCGAACGCCGGCCGCGTAAGCAGGTAG